In Aliamphritea ceti, a single window of DNA contains:
- the def gene encoding peptide deformylase — MALLPILEFPDPRLRTLAEPVTEFNDELRQLVKDMFETMYDAPGIGLAATQVNVHQRIITIDLSEEKNEPMVIINPVVEPLTTETDKMQEGCLSVPGFYENVVRPNKVRLTAHNEHGEEYTMEADELLAVCIQHEIDHLDGKLFVDYLSPLKRNRIRSKLEKAHRQHV; from the coding sequence ATGGCCCTATTACCTATTCTTGAGTTTCCAGATCCACGCCTTCGCACCCTTGCGGAGCCAGTTACCGAATTCAATGACGAGTTACGCCAACTGGTCAAAGATATGTTTGAAACTATGTACGACGCACCAGGCATTGGTCTGGCAGCGACTCAGGTGAATGTTCATCAGCGTATCATCACTATCGATCTATCCGAAGAGAAGAACGAGCCAATGGTGATTATTAACCCTGTTGTTGAGCCTCTGACCACAGAAACCGACAAAATGCAGGAAGGCTGCCTTTCTGTGCCGGGCTTCTATGAAAACGTCGTGCGGCCTAACAAAGTCCGTTTGACCGCCCATAATGAGCATGGTGAAGAATACACAATGGAAGCCGATGAGCTGCTGGCTGTATGCATTCAGCATGAAATTGATCATCTGGATGGCAAGCTTTTTGTTGACTACCTGTCTCCGCTGAAACGCAACCGTATTCGCAGTAAGCTGGAAAAAGCTCACCGCCAACACGTATAA
- a CDS encoding BMP family lipoprotein: MKFQLLALSAAVAISASATAADLKPAVVFDMGGKFDKSFNEGVYNGVERFKKETGIKYKEFEVTNPAQREQAVRKMAQRKADPVISVGFAQASAVEKASKSFPDTRFTIIDMVVDQPNVQSVVFKEQEGSFLVGMLAALKSESKVVSFVGGMDIPLIRRFNCGYVQGAKYAVSNVEVISNMTGTTPSAWNDPGKGGELAKSQFDRSSDVVFAAAGATGAGVYQAAKDAGKFAIGVDSNQNHLHPGTMLTSMTKQVDIAAYNSFKAAQEGTWEPGINVLGLAEGGVDWALDEHNKDLITPEMKAAVEQAKADIIAGKIVVHDYMADNSCPAMN, from the coding sequence ATGAAATTTCAGTTACTTGCGCTATCTGCAGCAGTTGCTATCAGCGCATCTGCAACAGCGGCTGATCTGAAGCCAGCTGTTGTATTCGATATGGGTGGTAAGTTTGATAAATCGTTTAACGAAGGCGTATATAACGGCGTTGAACGTTTCAAGAAAGAAACCGGTATCAAGTACAAGGAATTTGAAGTGACTAACCCTGCCCAGCGTGAGCAGGCAGTACGTAAAATGGCGCAGCGTAAAGCTGATCCGGTTATCAGTGTAGGTTTCGCTCAGGCGTCTGCAGTTGAAAAGGCGTCTAAGTCATTCCCTGATACCCGTTTTACTATCATTGATATGGTGGTTGATCAGCCAAACGTACAGTCAGTTGTATTTAAAGAACAGGAAGGTTCTTTCCTGGTTGGTATGCTGGCAGCGCTGAAATCTGAAAGCAAAGTCGTAAGCTTTGTTGGCGGCATGGATATTCCTCTTATCCGCCGCTTTAACTGTGGCTATGTTCAGGGCGCTAAGTACGCCGTGAGCAATGTTGAAGTTATCAGCAACATGACAGGTACTACCCCTTCTGCATGGAACGATCCTGGTAAAGGCGGCGAATTAGCGAAGAGCCAGTTTGACCGTAGTTCTGATGTTGTATTTGCAGCAGCAGGTGCAACCGGTGCCGGTGTTTATCAGGCGGCTAAAGATGCTGGTAAGTTTGCAATTGGTGTTGATTCTAACCAAAACCACCTGCATCCGGGCACTATGCTGACCTCTATGACCAAGCAGGTTGATATTGCTGCTTACAACTCTTTTAAAGCTGCGCAGGAAGGTACCTGGGAACCAGGCATTAATGTACTGGGTCTGGCTGAAGGCGGTGTTGACTGGGCGCTGGATGAGCACAATAAAGATCTGATTACTCCGGAAATGAAAGCAGCAGTTGAACAAGCTAAAGCTGACATTATTGCCGGTAAGATTGTGGTTCATGACTATATGGCAGATAACAGCTGCCCGGCAATGAACTGA
- a CDS encoding AAA family ATPase: MEKETLLSPDQLYRQCSTELLPFKTTETLEPYAGFFGQERAIEAMEFGIGMTRPGYNIFVMGNPHTGRFSFAMDSLKTIAKKANAKPKDWCYLNNLDDSRRPLAIEMTAGKAWVLKRDIKHLIEGVLSELPAAFESPTYQRKKGKVERDFNRLYDEAIEEVDDLAREHSIALFRDAGSIGFTPVADGQGMDEAAFSQLPEDVRDQFTSNISKLEDYLNEQLASLPQWKREAGDKMKVLDRETARKAINPLLQPLREKYNSSNSLMSYFSQLEKNLVKTAADLIAEEKPNESRTDTARRQYMDQTYGVNLLVDNQKTKGAPVVFESHPTYDNLFGRVEYASELGSVSTNFQLIRSGALHRANGGYLILEAEKLIEQPFVYGALKRALKAHEIRIENPISEMTGMGNVSLAPVGIPLDVKLVLIGTRNTYYLLQELDHDFEKMFRVVVDFDEDVKREPATIRNYARLMKTLADEEGLAQLTRQGVARLVEHSSRLVEDQELLSAHVGELVDLLCEADYRRVQQKDEMINDNHVELALEAKERRTSRISGKILDSIVNETVLIDTSGEAVGRSNGLTVLGVGDVSFGFPARITATVHPGNRGIIDIEREVTLGQPIHSKGVLILTGYLGHKYTQDFPIALSASIALEQSYGYVDGDSASLAEICTLISALTHIPIQQHFALTGSINQYGEVQAIGGVNEKIEGFFKVCTTRGLNGRQGVVIPLANVRNLMLKREVVDAVAEGQFHIHAVATVDQCLEILTGRKAGHLKEDGSFTQRSVNAHVVKRLREIAKAKP; this comes from the coding sequence ATGGAAAAAGAGACATTACTCTCACCTGATCAGTTGTACCGTCAGTGCAGTACTGAATTGTTACCTTTCAAAACTACGGAAACCCTCGAGCCCTATGCTGGTTTTTTTGGCCAGGAACGTGCCATAGAAGCTATGGAGTTTGGTATCGGCATGACCCGCCCGGGTTACAATATATTTGTAATGGGCAATCCTCACACCGGCCGTTTTTCATTTGCGATGGACAGTCTGAAAACCATTGCTAAAAAAGCTAACGCAAAACCCAAAGACTGGTGTTATCTGAACAACCTGGATGATTCGCGTCGGCCATTGGCAATTGAAATGACTGCGGGCAAAGCCTGGGTGCTGAAGCGTGATATCAAACATCTGATTGAAGGTGTTTTATCAGAATTGCCGGCAGCGTTTGAGAGCCCGACTTACCAACGCAAGAAAGGCAAGGTCGAACGGGATTTCAATCGTTTGTACGATGAGGCCATTGAAGAAGTGGATGATTTGGCCCGGGAACACAGCATCGCTCTGTTTCGGGATGCTGGCTCAATAGGCTTTACGCCTGTTGCTGATGGTCAGGGTATGGATGAGGCGGCGTTTTCTCAGCTACCTGAAGACGTCAGAGATCAGTTCACCAGCAATATATCTAAGCTTGAAGATTATCTGAATGAACAGTTAGCCAGTTTGCCGCAATGGAAGCGGGAAGCGGGTGACAAAATGAAAGTGCTGGATCGGGAGACCGCCCGCAAAGCAATCAATCCGCTGCTGCAGCCGTTGCGGGAAAAGTATAATAGCAGCAACAGCCTGATGAGCTATTTTAGCCAGCTAGAAAAGAACTTGGTGAAAACTGCGGCGGATCTGATCGCCGAAGAAAAACCGAACGAAAGCCGTACAGATACTGCTCGTCGTCAGTATATGGATCAGACATATGGCGTTAATTTGCTGGTCGATAATCAGAAGACTAAAGGTGCACCGGTGGTCTTTGAGTCGCATCCTACCTATGACAACCTGTTTGGCCGGGTAGAATACGCCAGTGAACTGGGTTCTGTTAGCACCAACTTTCAATTGATCCGTTCTGGCGCTCTGCACCGTGCTAACGGTGGCTACCTGATACTTGAAGCAGAGAAGCTGATTGAGCAGCCTTTTGTATACGGCGCACTAAAGCGAGCACTTAAGGCGCATGAAATCCGGATTGAAAACCCTATATCTGAAATGACCGGTATGGGTAATGTAAGTCTGGCACCTGTGGGCATACCGTTGGATGTGAAATTGGTACTGATCGGTACCCGTAATACGTATTATCTGTTGCAGGAGCTGGATCACGATTTTGAAAAAATGTTCCGCGTGGTTGTCGATTTTGATGAAGATGTGAAACGTGAACCAGCGACTATCCGAAACTATGCCCGTCTGATGAAAACCCTGGCTGATGAAGAAGGTCTGGCACAGCTGACCCGCCAGGGGGTCGCCCGTTTAGTCGAACACAGTTCACGGTTAGTGGAAGATCAGGAATTGTTATCAGCACATGTAGGCGAACTGGTTGATCTGTTGTGTGAGGCTGATTACCGTCGGGTGCAACAGAAAGATGAAATGATCAATGATAATCACGTTGAGTTGGCACTAGAAGCAAAAGAGCGCCGTACCAGTCGGATATCCGGAAAAATTCTCGACAGTATCGTTAATGAAACAGTTTTAATTGATACCTCAGGGGAAGCTGTCGGCCGTAGTAATGGTCTGACAGTATTGGGTGTTGGAGATGTTTCGTTTGGCTTCCCTGCACGTATAACGGCTACTGTGCATCCGGGGAATCGCGGCATTATTGATATTGAACGCGAAGTCACGTTGGGTCAGCCGATTCACTCCAAAGGGGTGCTGATTCTGACGGGCTATCTGGGTCATAAGTATACTCAGGACTTTCCTATTGCTTTGTCGGCCAGCATTGCGCTTGAGCAGTCTTATGGTTACGTCGACGGTGACAGTGCGTCGCTGGCGGAAATCTGTACGCTGATATCGGCACTAACGCACATCCCGATTCAGCAGCACTTTGCGCTGACCGGTTCAATTAACCAGTATGGTGAAGTACAGGCCATTGGCGGCGTGAATGAGAAGATAGAAGGCTTCTTCAAGGTCTGCACAACCCGTGGGCTGAACGGCCGTCAGGGCGTCGTGATTCCGCTGGCAAATGTGCGTAATCTGATGCTTAAGCGCGAAGTGGTTGATGCCGTTGCTGAAGGACAATTCCATATTCATGCAGTAGCAACGGTTGATCAGTGCCTGGAGATTCTTACGGGTCGAAAAGCCGGTCACCTGAAAGAGGACGGTAGTTTCACACAACGCTCGGTTAATGCTCACGTAGTGAAGCGTCTGCGGGAGATAGCGAAAGCTAAGCCCTGA
- the aroE gene encoding shikimate dehydrogenase, producing MTVRYAVFGNPIKHSKSPLIHTAFARQTDQALRYDAMLIPEDGFAAGVSSFLDDQGRGLNVTIPFKEEAWTLAEQRSARAELAGAVNTLYRNHEGQLCGDNTDGVGLVTDIVANYGGRIEGADVLILGAGGAVRGVLEPILAAKPKRVVIANRTLSRAETLRGIFADYGDVSAVSFEQLQGEQFDLVINGTAASLQGEVPPLPDDLLKPKAWCYDMMYSAEPTAFNLWAEAHGAEKVIDGLGMLVEQAAESFFIWRGVRPATGEVIQELRRQLNA from the coding sequence ATGACTGTGCGCTATGCCGTATTTGGCAACCCAATCAAACATTCAAAATCCCCCCTGATACATACTGCTTTTGCCCGGCAGACTGATCAGGCGCTGCGCTATGATGCCATGCTGATTCCTGAAGATGGTTTTGCTGCAGGTGTCAGCAGTTTTCTGGATGATCAGGGACGTGGGCTGAATGTTACTATTCCTTTCAAAGAAGAAGCTTGGACATTAGCTGAACAGCGCAGTGCGAGAGCCGAGCTGGCGGGTGCCGTAAATACCTTATATCGCAACCATGAAGGTCAGCTGTGCGGCGATAATACTGACGGTGTAGGCCTGGTAACAGATATTGTTGCGAATTACGGTGGTCGGATTGAAGGCGCTGATGTTCTGATTCTGGGAGCTGGCGGTGCAGTCCGTGGTGTACTGGAACCTATTCTGGCAGCAAAACCAAAGCGTGTTGTTATTGCTAACCGCACTTTGTCACGGGCGGAAACCTTACGGGGTATTTTTGCTGATTACGGTGATGTCAGTGCGGTCAGTTTTGAGCAGCTGCAAGGCGAGCAGTTTGATCTGGTCATTAATGGCACGGCTGCCAGCTTGCAGGGCGAAGTACCGCCTCTGCCGGACGATCTGCTGAAGCCTAAGGCCTGGTGCTACGACATGATGTATAGCGCGGAACCAACAGCATTTAACTTATGGGCTGAAGCCCATGGTGCTGAAAAAGTTATTGATGGTTTGGGTATGTTGGTTGAGCAGGCTGCCGAATCATTTTTTATCTGGCGCGGTGTACGTCCTGCAACCGGTGAAGTTATTCAGGAACTGCGTCGCCAGCTGAATGCCTGA
- a CDS encoding ABC transporter ATP-binding protein: protein MTISNLQQAADLPPAIDLRKINKRFGPVHANRDVDLQVGRGTVHGIIGENGAGKSTLMSILYGFYEADSGDVLINGKTVKIRASKDAINSGIGMVHQHFMLVDTFTVVENVMLGAEASSSLRHSMADTRKELQRLSEEYGLAVDPDAITGELPVGLQQRVEILKALYRGADILILDEPTGVLTPQEAEQLFSILNTLRSRGVSVMLITHKLQEILAITDHVSVMRAGTMVADRVTAETNKEELAELMVGRKVLLHVDKASAQPGEVLLQADNLTVRDADAVPRLDDVSIKLRAGEIVGIAGVSGNGQTELLEVLSGIRPVEDGKFKVNGTLIDAGNVLNAKDLRHLSVGHVAEDRHRLGMVTAFSARESAIMGFQDEPEFNRGLLTDGGAITRHCEQLMEEFDVRPGNPDMKSANFSGGNQQKLCIAREMERQPKVLLVGQPTRGVDIGAIEFIHQQLVKLRDAGSAVLVVSVELEEVMSLCDRILVMFEGRIVGEIAASEADAKTLGLMMGNANDTGGNAS from the coding sequence ATGACCATAAGTAACCTTCAACAGGCGGCTGATCTGCCGCCTGCTATTGATTTGCGAAAGATCAATAAGCGTTTTGGTCCGGTACATGCTAACCGAGACGTTGACCTTCAGGTAGGTCGCGGCACAGTGCATGGAATTATCGGTGAAAACGGCGCCGGCAAATCTACCCTGATGAGTATTCTCTACGGCTTCTACGAGGCTGACAGTGGAGATGTGCTGATCAATGGTAAGACGGTGAAAATCCGAGCCTCTAAAGATGCCATAAATTCAGGCATTGGCATGGTGCATCAGCACTTTATGCTGGTGGATACCTTTACAGTCGTGGAAAACGTAATGCTGGGCGCTGAGGCCAGCAGTTCTTTACGGCACAGTATGGCTGACACCCGTAAAGAGTTGCAGCGGTTATCAGAAGAATACGGCCTGGCGGTCGATCCTGATGCCATTACTGGTGAGTTGCCGGTAGGGCTGCAGCAGCGCGTAGAAATTTTAAAAGCGCTGTATCGGGGCGCAGATATCCTGATTCTTGATGAACCAACCGGCGTACTTACACCGCAGGAGGCTGAGCAGTTATTCAGCATTCTCAATACGCTGCGTAGCCGCGGTGTCAGCGTGATGCTGATTACCCATAAATTACAGGAAATTCTTGCTATCACTGACCATGTATCAGTGATGCGTGCCGGCACTATGGTGGCAGACCGGGTGACGGCAGAAACCAACAAAGAAGAACTGGCTGAACTGATGGTCGGTCGTAAAGTTCTGCTGCACGTCGATAAAGCCTCTGCGCAGCCCGGTGAAGTGCTGTTACAGGCGGATAACCTGACGGTGCGTGACGCTGATGCGGTTCCCCGTCTGGACGATGTCAGTATTAAGTTAAGAGCCGGTGAAATAGTCGGCATTGCCGGCGTATCCGGAAATGGCCAGACAGAATTGTTAGAAGTGCTGAGCGGTATCCGACCGGTGGAAGATGGCAAATTTAAGGTTAATGGCACTCTGATTGATGCTGGCAACGTGTTGAATGCTAAAGACCTGCGTCACCTGAGTGTTGGCCATGTTGCGGAAGACCGCCACCGCCTTGGAATGGTTACTGCTTTCAGTGCTCGGGAATCCGCAATTATGGGGTTTCAGGACGAGCCTGAATTCAACCGGGGTCTGCTGACTGATGGTGGAGCAATCACCCGTCATTGTGAGCAGTTGATGGAAGAATTTGACGTTCGTCCGGGTAACCCGGATATGAAGTCTGCGAATTTTTCTGGCGGTAATCAACAGAAGTTGTGTATTGCCCGGGAGATGGAACGCCAGCCTAAAGTACTGTTGGTTGGCCAGCCAACCCGCGGCGTAGATATTGGCGCCATTGAGTTTATTCATCAGCAGCTTGTTAAGTTAAGAGATGCTGGCAGTGCTGTACTGGTTGTATCGGTAGAGCTTGAGGAAGTTATGTCTCTGTGTGATCGGATTCTGGTGATGTTTGAAGGCCGTATAGTCGGCGAAATAGCCGCCAGTGAAGCAGATGCCAAGACTCTGGGTCTGATGATGGGTAACGCCAACGATACGGGAGGTAATGCCTCATGA
- the dprA gene encoding DNA-processing protein DprA has protein sequence MNQSQSDGIAFTLIPGLGRRKCHALLKQFSSVSRIFGLSEQTLKDLGLSSAVRQAIVAYRQGVFASEYLQRVNDWLFDPEHHLILWEDDDYPALLRNIPDPPLILYVRGNLDCLYQPQLAIVGSRNASQGGLRNTQRFARALSNAGFVITSGMALGVDGAAHQAAVDNQRPTIAVLGCGVDVVYPRRHAGLAEQILLHHGVLVAEFPLGTVPLSYNFPQRNRIISGLSAGVLVVEAALRSGSLITARQALEQGREVFALPSTLNNPQGHGCHALIREGATLVETTAHIIEPLSSLLGCYVPADANDDQLEKSRTEVVSHLDEELQQLLLLIGYEVTSLDFLIEQSGLAAAEIMAKLVGLELQGLIENRPDGYLRL, from the coding sequence ATGAATCAGTCACAATCTGATGGCATTGCATTTACGCTTATACCGGGACTTGGTCGGCGTAAGTGCCACGCCCTTTTGAAGCAGTTCAGTTCTGTTTCCCGGATATTTGGGTTATCAGAGCAGACGCTAAAAGATTTGGGGTTAAGCAGCGCTGTTCGTCAGGCAATCGTTGCTTATCGCCAGGGTGTGTTTGCCAGCGAGTACCTGCAACGGGTAAATGACTGGTTATTCGACCCTGAACATCATCTGATTCTCTGGGAAGATGATGACTATCCTGCTTTGCTACGTAATATCCCTGATCCCCCTCTGATTCTTTATGTCCGCGGTAACCTTGATTGTTTGTATCAACCGCAACTTGCCATTGTCGGTAGTCGTAATGCCAGTCAGGGTGGTTTGCGGAACACGCAGCGTTTTGCCCGGGCTCTGAGTAACGCCGGATTTGTTATAACCAGCGGTATGGCATTGGGAGTGGATGGCGCAGCGCATCAGGCTGCGGTGGATAATCAGCGTCCGACGATTGCTGTTTTAGGTTGTGGTGTTGATGTAGTGTACCCGCGAAGACATGCTGGGCTGGCGGAGCAGATCTTATTGCATCATGGGGTGCTGGTTGCTGAATTTCCTTTAGGCACTGTGCCGCTTAGTTATAATTTTCCACAACGTAACCGTATTATCAGTGGCTTGTCTGCCGGCGTTCTGGTGGTTGAGGCTGCATTGCGAAGCGGTTCACTGATCACGGCCCGACAAGCGCTTGAACAGGGACGTGAGGTGTTTGCCTTACCCAGTACGTTGAATAATCCTCAGGGGCATGGTTGCCATGCGTTGATTCGTGAAGGCGCAACACTGGTTGAAACGACTGCGCATATTATTGAGCCTCTGAGCAGTTTACTTGGATGCTACGTACCTGCTGACGCTAATGATGATCAGTTGGAAAAAAGCAGAACCGAAGTAGTCAGTCATCTGGATGAAGAGTTGCAGCAATTGTTGTTATTGATTGGCTATGAAGTGACATCGCTGGATTTTTTGATTGAGCAGTCTGGTTTAGCTGCCGCGGAGATTATGGCAAAACTGGTAGGGTTGGAGCTGCAGGGGCTGATTGAGAATCGGCCTGATGGTTATTTGAGACTGTAA
- a CDS encoding Sua5/YciO/YrdC/YwlC family protein has product MQYWHLRQAARAMHHGGVIAYPTEAVWGLGCDPYNLTAVQHLLAMKRRPMHKGLILVASDTQQIEVLLASLTDTQREKVLATWPGPVTWVLPDPAGVIPSWIKGDHSSVAVRVSAHLGVKALCETFGSFVVSTSANYASQEPARDKLKVNINFKCELAYVLPGELGSMAQPTQIRSLETDMLLRR; this is encoded by the coding sequence ATGCAGTACTGGCATTTACGTCAGGCAGCCCGGGCGATGCACCATGGCGGTGTCATTGCCTATCCAACTGAAGCCGTCTGGGGGCTGGGTTGCGATCCGTATAATCTGACAGCTGTTCAACATCTTCTTGCTATGAAACGTCGGCCAATGCATAAAGGTCTGATTCTTGTGGCGTCTGATACCCAGCAAATCGAAGTCTTACTGGCTAGTCTAACTGATACCCAGCGGGAAAAAGTACTGGCTACCTGGCCTGGCCCTGTTACCTGGGTTTTACCTGATCCGGCGGGTGTGATTCCTTCGTGGATCAAAGGTGATCATTCTTCTGTGGCTGTGAGAGTGAGTGCTCACTTAGGTGTAAAAGCGCTTTGTGAGACCTTTGGTTCATTTGTCGTTTCTACATCGGCAAATTATGCTAGCCAAGAGCCTGCAAGGGATAAGTTGAAAGTGAACATTAACTTCAAGTGTGAATTGGCATATGTGCTGCCAGGCGAGTTAGGCAGTATGGCACAGCCTACCCAGATTCGCAGCCTTGAAACTGATATGTTGTTACGCCGCTGA
- a CDS encoding LysM peptidoglycan-binding domain-containing protein produces MRRFISGLLCLCLAGWLITTPAMATAKGDILALKKDYPKEYVVVKGDTLWDISALFLQSPWKWPELWGNNPQIDNPHLIYPGDRLTLMWVNGKPRLQLNKGVRKLSPKAKVSLLDDAIPAIHLKDISSFLSDNLVKSSDTLLQAPYILGSTNNRLIAGAGDRVYARGELVEDYHYQNIYRPAREYVDPETQESLGFELMKVGEATVSSQKEDIISLDLNKTQEEISSLDRVFPSEDERVTSTYYPSEPEGSINGQILSVVRGVKQAGQYDVVAINKGTREGLDTGHVLSIFTAGEVLKDPITKKLVNLPSEQSGLMMVFRAYEKVSYCLILKATNVIAVGDEIRNPV; encoded by the coding sequence ATGCGCCGATTCATCAGTGGTTTGCTTTGTTTGTGTCTGGCCGGATGGTTGATTACGACGCCTGCAATGGCCACAGCTAAAGGCGATATACTCGCTCTGAAGAAAGATTATCCGAAAGAATATGTGGTCGTGAAGGGTGATACTCTTTGGGATATTTCGGCCCTGTTTCTTCAATCTCCGTGGAAATGGCCTGAACTGTGGGGCAATAACCCGCAGATCGATAATCCACATTTGATTTATCCGGGAGACCGGCTGACGCTGATGTGGGTTAATGGTAAGCCTCGTCTGCAACTCAATAAGGGTGTTCGTAAGCTTAGCCCTAAAGCTAAAGTCAGCTTGCTGGACGATGCTATACCGGCTATTCATCTCAAAGATATCAGCAGTTTCCTAAGTGATAATCTGGTGAAAAGCTCCGATACTCTGCTGCAAGCGCCTTATATTCTTGGTAGTACCAATAACCGTTTAATTGCCGGAGCCGGTGATCGGGTCTATGCCCGGGGTGAATTGGTTGAAGATTATCATTATCAGAATATTTATCGTCCGGCCCGTGAATACGTTGACCCTGAAACGCAGGAATCACTGGGTTTTGAACTGATGAAAGTAGGTGAAGCAACTGTCTCGTCCCAGAAAGAAGATATTATTTCGCTGGATCTGAACAAAACCCAGGAAGAAATCTCCAGTTTGGACCGGGTATTTCCAAGCGAAGATGAGCGGGTAACCTCAACTTATTATCCGAGTGAGCCGGAAGGTTCGATCAACGGGCAGATTTTATCTGTGGTACGGGGTGTTAAACAGGCGGGCCAGTATGATGTGGTGGCTATTAATAAAGGCACCCGTGAAGGCCTGGATACCGGTCATGTGTTATCTATATTTACAGCAGGCGAAGTGCTTAAAGATCCAATCACTAAAAAGCTGGTGAATTTACCATCTGAGCAGTCAGGTCTGATGATGGTTTTCAGGGCGTATGAAAAAGTTAGCTATTGCCTGATACTTAAAGCAACAAATGTAATTGCTGTGGGAGACGAGATACGTAATCCCGTGTAA
- the hemF gene encoding oxygen-dependent coproporphyrinogen oxidase: protein MSAVDIPAVKEYLLDLQNRICAALEVADGTASFREDSWDREGGGGGRTRVMESGAVIEKGGVNFSHVFGDKLPGSATAHRPELAGRTFQAMGVSLVIHPHNPYVPTSHANVRFFVAEKEGEEPVWWFGGGFDLTPYYGNKEDCRAWHQAAKDACDPFGDDVYARYKKWCDEYFHLKHRDEPRGVGGLFFDDLNELGFEQSFALMQSIGDAFAPAYCPIVEQRKDTPYGERQRDFQLHRRGRYVEFNLVFDRGTLFGLQSGGRTESILMSLPPEVRWGYDWKPEPGTEESELYDVYLKPTEWLEA from the coding sequence ATGTCTGCGGTCGATATACCAGCCGTTAAAGAATACTTACTGGACTTGCAGAATCGCATTTGTGCGGCGCTGGAAGTTGCTGACGGCACTGCCAGTTTTCGTGAAGACAGCTGGGACCGTGAAGGTGGCGGCGGAGGTCGTACCCGGGTGATGGAGTCCGGGGCAGTAATTGAAAAAGGTGGTGTGAATTTTTCACATGTGTTTGGTGATAAGTTACCTGGTTCAGCCACCGCGCATCGTCCTGAATTAGCGGGGCGTACTTTTCAGGCAATGGGTGTATCTCTGGTGATTCATCCGCATAACCCTTATGTACCTACTTCACATGCGAATGTACGTTTTTTCGTTGCTGAAAAAGAAGGCGAAGAGCCTGTTTGGTGGTTTGGTGGTGGTTTTGACCTGACGCCTTACTATGGCAATAAAGAAGACTGCCGCGCCTGGCACCAGGCCGCGAAAGATGCCTGTGACCCATTTGGCGATGATGTGTATGCACGCTATAAAAAATGGTGTGATGAATACTTCCATCTGAAACACCGTGATGAGCCACGGGGTGTAGGCGGTCTGTTCTTTGATGATCTTAATGAGTTAGGTTTCGAGCAGAGCTTTGCGCTGATGCAATCTATAGGTGATGCGTTTGCGCCAGCTTACTGTCCTATTGTTGAGCAGCGTAAAGATACGCCATACGGAGAACGTCAGCGTGATTTCCAGCTGCACCGTCGGGGGCGTTATGTTGAATTTAATCTGGTATTTGACCGCGGCACCCTGTTTGGCTTGCAGTCCGGTGGTCGTACGGAATCTATTTTGATGTCTTTACCGCCTGAAGTGCGCTGGGGCTATGACTGGAAACCTGAACCTGGTACTGAAGAATCTGAGTTATATGATGTTTATCTGAAGCCAACCGAATGGCTGGAGGCGTAA